One window of Dermacentor andersoni chromosome 7, qqDerAnde1_hic_scaffold, whole genome shotgun sequence genomic DNA carries:
- the LOC126535427 gene encoding uncharacterized protein yields the protein MCSEGAVSAAHLGRGNRNVDEDSQDYQVMLPQLPKGRIVFNTVFLHGDIRARPYRVEDYRDALASLKVLPEVVALGAFQMNHVWAVTMKSSEAVNKLLTAATITVKGRRCLVVDPNNQDLRLKMHWVLHNVSDEDVREALAPYGEVTEVSRERWRAQGVTDKGSTTRLVNLKLKPGVKSDDIPHQLRVAGEPALLVVPGRPPLCLRCQGKGHVRRECRVPRCSRCKRFGHDESQCAPTYANVTGPIRSTGSSELVMDEAEAEETAAVENAKLEPQPTPPATVPAPLHRAVTSVPSKQQPLQERQPDLSNDALHRSKKAKEDSATSTDPNAPSAMETDVTSSSNKRAHIETVKGDDPGGGLNAEEPPAKAAPVRRSPSGLKPSVPPDKRKADAAPK from the coding sequence ATGTGCTCCGAAGGAGCGGTATCAGCGGCCCATcttggccgcggaaacaggaatGTTGATGAAGACAGCCAGGATTACCAAGTGATGCTGCCCCAACTGCCGAAAGGTCGGATTGTTTTTAATACTGTGTTTTTGCATGGCGATATCCGTGCTCGGCCGTACAGAGTTGAGGACTACCGTGACGCCCTGGCCAGCTTGAAAGTGCTCCCCGAGGTCGTCGCCTTGGGAGCTTTTCAAATGAACCACGTGTGGGCCGTAACAATGAAGAGCTCGGAAGCCGTCAACAAACTGCTGACAGCTGCAACAATTACTGTCAAGGGCCGGCGATGCCTGGTGGTTGATCCCAACAACCAAGACCTACGTCTTAAAATGCACTGGGTCCTCCATAACGTCAGCGATGAAGATGTACGTGAGGCCTTAGCGCCGTACGGCGAAGTTACGGAAGTCTCACGAGAGCGCTGGCGCGCACAGGGCGTGACAGACAAGGGCTCCACTACGCGTCTGGTGAATCTCAAGTTGAAGCCTGGCGTTAAAAGTGATGATATCCCGCACCAGCTGCGTGTTGCCGGAGAGCCTGCTTTATTAGTGGTGCCTGGAAGGCCGCCGCTTTGTTTGCGCTGCCAGGGAAAAGGTCACGTTCGCAGAGAGTGCCGGGTGCCACGATGCTCGCGCTGCAAACGTTTCGGTCATGACGAAAGTCAGTGTGCGCCTACATACGCGAACGTCACAGGGCCCATAAGGAGTACTGGCTCTTCTGAGCTCGTCATGGACGAGGCAGAAGCTGAGGAAACGGCGGCAGTGGAAAACGCGAAGTTGGAACCACAACCAACGCCCCCGGCAACGGTCCCCGCCCCCTTGCACCGAGCCGTTACTTCGGTGCCTAGCAAacagcagccactgcaagaaagGCAGCCTGACCTGTCAAATGACGCGCTGCACCGGTCGAAAAAAGCCAAGGAAGACTCAGCAACATCGACGGATCCCAACGCGCCGAGCGCAATGGAGACCGACGTGACTTCATCGTCGAATAAGCGGGCACACATCGAGACGGTGAAAGGCGACGACCCGGGTGGTGGCCTGAACGCCGAGGAGCCGCCTGCGAAAGCGGCACCGGTACGACGCTCACCATCCGGGCTGAAGCCCAGCGTTCCCCCAGATAAACGCAAGGCGGACGCGGCGCCGAAGTAG